One genomic window of Staphylococcus hsinchuensis includes the following:
- a CDS encoding LysE/ArgO family amino acid transporter — protein MQSIIHGFLLSLGLILPLGAQNVFIFNQAANHKSLFKTLPVIIAAGLCDTFLITLAILGVSLIIISMPILQIMIYIIGLIFLMYMAWSLWHEKPSTFNTYNSMSAKKQVSFALSVSLLNPHAIMDTIGVIGTNANIYDGWDKIFFSLTTISVSWIWFLFLAIVGKKIGHIDKSGKYIVLINKCSSIIILIISILIFKSLFELIF, from the coding sequence ATGCAATCTATTATTCATGGATTTTTGTTATCCTTAGGTTTAATTTTACCTTTAGGTGCTCAAAATGTATTTATATTTAACCAAGCAGCAAACCATAAAAGTCTTTTCAAAACATTACCAGTTATTATTGCAGCAGGACTTTGCGATACATTTTTAATCACTTTAGCAATATTAGGCGTTTCTCTCATAATCATCTCCATGCCTATTTTACAAATTATGATTTACATTATTGGACTCATATTTTTAATGTATATGGCTTGGAGTTTATGGCATGAAAAACCTAGTACTTTCAATACCTACAATTCGATGAGTGCTAAAAAACAAGTCAGTTTTGCTTTATCTGTATCTTTACTTAATCCTCATGCAATTATGGATACAATTGGTGTTATTGGAACAAATGCTAATATTTACGATGGATGGGACAAAATCTTCTTTAGTTTAACGACTATTTCAGTTTCATGGATTTGGTTTCTCTTTTTAGCTATCGTTGGTAAAAAAATTGGTCATATAGATAAGTCTGGTAAATATATCGTTCTCATCAATAAATGCTCTAGTATCATTATTTTAATAATCAGTATTCTTATATTTAAAAGTCTTTTTGAGTTAATTTTTTAA